gtaACTTCAAATGGTTTCTTATAGCTAAAATATGAatcctttatccataatattgcttaatCTCATCTTAATCAGGACaggaatatgcacagatcaagcactgttcaTAGGCGAAAACAGATGCCTTTGAAGCAAtgaatttttttctcacaaacaagcttttcacttcacgattaattgatggactggtggagtggtgtggataacttgtggattatgatgatgtttttatcaactattcggactctcattctgacggcacccattcactgcagaggatccattgatgagcaagtgatggaatgccaaatttctccaaatctgttctgatgaagaaacaaactcatctatatcttagATGGCCTGAAAGAGAGCAAAATAGTGAGTGCAGCAACGTCAGTGAAAGAGCAACAGACGTGTCATGCAGAACTCGTGCATTTTATCCTCCATCAGTTTATGACTGCTTTGAATCCATTAATCAAACTCATTTCATATCACAAAAACATGGGTAAAACGgcagaagagaagagaagcatGCAGAGATTTCTGCTTTTTACTTTAGCTTGTTTAGTAATGCCACAAATACCATGGTATTGCAGTGCATATATGTCATTTACATACCAGTGGCCTTCACAGACCTCCTGAGTGGCAGGGGCAAAGTGACGTTGCTGGGGGTTTCAAACGGTAGAAATGCactgcattatttttattattataattatttatttatttagcatttaaatgcaatatttcctTCGTTCAATAAACTATACTGTGCGTTGGTCAGTAAGAATTCTCTTAGGTGCCTGaaacctttaaaaaagaaaaaatgcagtgAGAGAAAACTTATTCAGatttattcagattcagatttatACCTGTAAAACAAGTTCTTGTCAATGTGCTAGTTCCTTCAAATCAGTTAAGTATAGTTCTTTGACAAGCATTGACTTTTTGTCAGGATCAAGTCTTGGTGTATCACTATGCCTCACTTCACTATGAGTAAACTTCAGTGTAGAGGATTTATCACTTAAAGTGGTTTGCTTACCATCAACTTGAAACTGAAGGAACATctgcaaatgaaatatttcaacttttttatgACAAATGGATAAACATCTCGAGTTTTGTCATCTAGAATTTCCTCATTGGATCCATTGCTTTCATATGCCAACAAGAACAGTAATTCAGGTGACAACATTTTGTGGTCATCTCccaaatttgtaactgagttattCTGAATGATTGATTGTTTCATCTGGTGCACTCTGAGATTTAAATTGCAAGCCAAttacaattacaacatcatgttCCACACTTGGATCTTGTATGCAAGGcttttgtgaagaaaaaataataataacgtttgGATAAGTGGTCAGATTAAATATATTCCACTGTATCAGTAAGAAGGTCAACAGATTAATCAGaaagaatatttattaaaatgtatttttgctcTATGGAAACAGTAATAGTTTATGCCCTGAGTTTGAACGCCAGTACGGACAGATAACACTAATTTgcataaaccaaaaataaaataaaataaaaataggaacacttgcaaaatgatttaaaaatacgGACCATTACCTGGAGTTTGacaattattttttactatgTGTAGAAAAACATTTGGCCCTTTGTGTTTCAATACATCCTGTTTTCACCACATCtgatattttcataattatttatatactttatacatTTAGACGAATGTTTCCTGCatataataatattagaataacagaataacaaataatagaataataatattaatgcatcCAAGAATGCGCAAAACTGGCGCGTCGCGGCAACATGACGTACATTGTGCGCCGCACCAATAGGATTGCGGCACTATCGGGTCAACAACATGCGGGGTTCAATGTCACAGATGCGCGTGATGCGCAGCTTTGAGCTTTCATTAATGTAGATCTCGTGGTCAAGAACCGTGTTATTTGAGGTTAGTTTGAGTTCAGATTATCTATAGATGTGTAGCCAATAATCTGCATGTGTTTAATTTATCACGACAGTAAACGAGTAACATTACATTTCTCTGCCACAGCATTGAGCAATAATACGTTATGTGATGCATTTAACCAAGGTTCAAATGTGCATTTACAGAGTTATTTCCAGTAAATTATATTAGAGTTACGCGAAGAAAATTTCTGATCATAATATACTTATATAACCACGTGAAATTGCTACATTGATGGCTATCTAGTCATTTAAACCAAGGAAATATCAGATTTTTAACACGTTTTTCTAGTAAATTTTcaactaaaaaacattttatctgtTGAAAATTGCTTATTGTGTTTACAGTCTCtataaaattactttattggaatgcatattataaataatttataacattttaaagttttttaaaggGCTTGAAAaccctattatattttttatttaacatgcactatataatattaatatattatttataatatgaatatataatgcatatattgtAAATGCAACagtattgcataaaaaaaaatgaattggtgAGGTTTggatttactatttttattgcatattatatGATTTCAGGCTTCAAGCGTGTTGGTCATCATGGCAGCGTGTGGAGGATGTCGTTTTTTTGTCCTGACTTTAAGAACACTCTGTGGAACATCAAAATCTGCAGCACACTTTGCTCTGCCTTTAACTAAGCACAGGACTTTGTCCACCTCACTGAGAACTTTCTCTCTAGACCCATTCCCCTCCGGGTCAAGGAAGACCCCGGCTCAGGTGGGCAAACCAGAGCGAATTTCTCCATCCTCAGGAGGCGTTCAGAGGAACCTCTCTGCTGTCGCCGTGCCCCTGCAGGGACAGTTTCGCCCCCTCTGCCGGTATGATCCTTTAGATTTGGGTGATGTGGAGGAGAACACACAGAAAGCACTGGCCTGTAAACACCTGAGACGGTTCATAGTAGACCCTTCCCTCGCAAGAATCGTGACTGACCACCTCGCTGGAGACATTGATGATGGGAAAGCTGTTATATTTGAGTGTAACCCAGGTGTGTGTTGCTCAACTAATAATTAAATGCTgtcagtatttttaaatatattaatttgggTTTTGTCTCTTGTCCGCAGGTCCTGGGGTGTTGACACGCGCTCTGCTGAACCGTGGGGCTCAAAGAATAGTTGCTCTGGAAAGTGATACAAACTTCCTTCCTGAGCTGAAGGTAGACGTCTGAAATGATCTCATCTCATTCTGCTCCCTCTCagcttttatttctttaataaatatggcaaaaatatcaAGGCACAGTATTTCTCAGGCAGGATGACAATCCACTGTcttattctttattctttttttaatgttggtTTTTAGACTATTTTGCAAGTTAATCAACTTATTTTCCTATTAAATTCCCTATTTCCCCTActgaattaagtaaataaattttgGATTGTTATTAGAACTACATCAGTTATTCAGAACTCACCCTGATGCcgtccaagatgagtttgttcttCATCAgaacggatttggagaaatgcattacatcactttctcaccaatggatcctctgcagtgaatgggtgccgtcagaatgagagtccaaacagctgataaaaacatcatcataatCTGCGCAACCCCAGTCCATTAGTTAACATCTCAGGAATTAAAAAgcttcatgtttatttaaataagaaccttaacttcaaactgttgcatcCACTTAAAATAGTCAACTGTccgtaatattgctttctccagtgaaaaaagtaATCTCATCTAAATCAGGAAAGAAATATTTATTCACAGATTAAGTGTTGTTTACTAGACGAAGCATTATAATGGATTATGAACTGGTATTTTGACCAGAAGAGATggtttaaaaacatcttaacaaTGGCTCTGCAGCTTTTCATTTCGCAAGACATTGTTTTTAAAAGctatttgaactctcattctgacggcacccattcactacagaggatccattggtgaattAATTTACGTAATGCTAAACCAATCTAATACTACCGTAATgctaaaccaaaaaaataaaccaaGACCCACATCCAGCTGCTCCTCCTCCCAgctgtttacttttatttgattACGAAGAACATCAATGTCAATGTAACCGCGATAGATATGAATCAAAAACAGCACACCTCTAAAATAACCTTTGATCTTAAAGGACCTGGAGCACAGACTGGAAGGGCAGCTGGATGTGGTTCATTGTGACTTCTTTAAACTGGATCCCATCGGCCAGGGCAGCATGAAACCTCCGGCCATGTACTCCGAGAAGCTCTTTTCTGACCTTGCCATCTCCGAGGTTCCTTGGTCAGCAGGTTAGTGGCCTAAACATTCAGAGTATTGTGAAAGGGCAGAAAGAAGGAAAATAACATGAGAATGAGGAAACAATCCTTTTAATCAAGGAATAAAtgtgtgatttaaatgttttttgatttCTTCCCATTTCTTGAGCAGATGTCCCAGTCAAAATTGTGGGCATCTTCTCACAAAGGAATGAGAAGAACATACTGTGGAAGCTGATTTACAACCTGTTTGAACGCCGCTCCATTTTCCAGTACGGACGTGTGGAGCTGATCATGTTTATCAGCCAGAAAGAATACACTGTGAGTTTGCATATCTCCATCTACGATATATAAGTAGCAGTGGTTTGAGCTTTCAAGCTGGATCCAAGTATGAATTAGGATTTATTTCTCTTTCAGAAACTAGTGACCCGTCCAAGAGATTATAAGAACTACCAGGCTTTCAGTGTCCTCTGGCAGATGGCCTGTGATATTGAGTTACTGCACGAGGTGAgacattttaatcattattaattatcAATTAATGATTGGTGTGTTTGTGCATGGTACTGTATTTGTGCATTTCTGCTTTTTCATTACCAGGAGCCATTGTCATCCTTTCTAACTGTAACCAAGAAGACTGGAAGGCCCTCCTCAAAGAAGACTGTAAGTATTGGCACACAGGTACTATCACTATTGTATTATTGTACTATTGTGTCATCACATCCTTCTTTCTAATGAATTTGATTGTAAGTCTTCTTAATCAATAACTTGAAATCATTAGTAAAAATTAGTCTGAATTGATCAATGAGTCACTGGTCTGAGCCAGACTGAATGAACGTAGATTTATCTCTCACTCACTTAATTACAGGTTATGTTCACTATCAAAACATGAGCTGAGAAACTCCCAAGTTTTTCATTTAcacgtttttttttctccccagcaATCCCAGAGTGATAACCTTTGCTTAGTGCGGATAACTCCACGTGAGGACTTGTTTAACTCTCACCTGACTCCCTTGAACGGCAGCACTCTGGTTATGATGGTGAAACAATGCCTCGCCAAAAGGAAAAGCAGACTGATAGAACAAATTAAGTAAGTTTATGAACTCTGGCCTCTATTTCAATACAGACTAGAGTTTGTGATGCTCTAAACCTATAGAAAGGCGGCTGTGTCCATACTTTCCTTTTGTATTCTGTGTTTTCAAAGCTCATGGAGTCCCGGCAGTGGATCAGAACTCATTTCAAAGCTGGGCTTCCTTGACGACACAATGACAGGCGATGTGTATCCTGGTGAGTTCAAGCGTCTGTTTGAGCTAATGGAGCAGTCCGGAAACTTCACTCAGAGCTGGCTTTATGAAGAGACGCTGGAAACCTCAAACACTGGTCACGCATAACACCGCCATGTACAGACATGCAGAGCTAATCATGGATGAAGAACAATAGACATTGTTTTATATGGAAGAGACAGCTAAAGAATTGCTTAAAGAAACTCAAATCCTTAATGATGACTAAAAGCCTATTTAGACTGTCTTGTCTTTACATTGTGTTTGGTCATAAAATGTGGACTGGAGGAGCTGGTTTCATCAGTGCTTGTTTTGGTTGTCGGTGACTGCCTTTCGGATACCTTTTGGATGAGTTTGAAGATGTTTTACGgtatcaaaaataaagaaatcgaTACCGTCACATTTTCAGAAAGGTATTGTTGCCATGCTGAAGCCATGAAGACACTAACCATTAAGTGTGTTACTACAAGTACACCAAACACCCGCTTGATCTCTGACAGTAAGTAGGAAATATAACATTTGaacattacaggaataaaaacTATTTGTAATTCTAATGATTACATTACCAAACCCATTAACGATGAATTTTTGACTGTTtccttgtttttgtctttttttttttttatgtgtgttgtatttaaatatatgaatttttaataaacaacaaataaattactACATGAATGTAAGAAttgcttggtttaaaaaaaaaggagaaaatagtCATGCActtagtatctatctatctatctatctatctatctatctatctatctatctatctatctatctatctatctatctatctatctatccatctatctctctgtctgtctatctatttatccatctatccatctatctatcagaATATTATGAAGAACCAAacctgtagaaagaaagaaatgtaatcaAAGGGGAGTAAATGACTTGCTAAAATAGATGCAACTGtttcaataaatttaatttagttcaGAATTGTCCTTACTTTTCcctcaatattttctttttcttttgttttttcattatttttatttagatttttcacagattatgttatgaaatgtatataatgtatgtacGTATAATCTCATCCACAAGGTGGCGTAGAGTACTAATATAATGATCAATGATCCCCTACAGATTTACAAATCCTACTATGACAAGACTTGGTTGATGAATAGacatgtataaatgtatgtataaactaattattttatatttaggtatattttatatttattaaatatttaggtTCATATACAATAcacttaatattcatgagataCAGTCCTTGAGCTGAAGTACCCGGATAGTGGCGGGAGGGAGGAGTTGCGCAGGCGGCTGAAAAACCCGGATGAGTGACAGGAAAGAGCTGCGCAGACGTCCAGCAGGAACACAAGCACACATCAGCCGACAGTCAAGAGCGCGGTTGCCTGTTCATCCGAATTTAACCACCTGCCCTATCGATCTGTAAGTGCTGCTGCCTCttattttgaatacattattCATGAAAGATAATATCcgcgtttaaaaaacaaaatgaaatgtgcACTTTGTTGCAATAAATGCTTGCTTCACTTATGATGCTATGCATGTTAGCGATTGAATTAATGACAGCTCTCTCTGCACTATCCGCACCACTGGCACCTAATGTGATAACACTTTTGATAGAATTTTACACAAATGTGATGTGAGAAATGATGAAAGCGGCTCTTATAGAGCTTTACCCTGctcttataaataaatgtgactgattttttttatgcacGTAGAATCGTGTGTGTGTCCGACCTATAGCTTATATGTGATGATGGACACACTGTATTACATAATATCAACATCTTTTATTTATCCAGCTGCAGAACGACCTGTGTTGGTCTCTCTTAGTTTATAAGCATTATGTTGTGATAGAATATAATCTTTAAAAGTGAATGGTTTCTtaagtttaaataattatttcaagtCGTCATGTGTCAAAACAGAATGATGAGTTTTGTCTGGTTTGTTTTGCTTCCCTGAGCGAGAGATATGCATATGCAAATGTTGTTTATGTGTTAAATAACTTTCTTTGTGCTCCATATACAGGGAAATAGGTCACGATTAGGCTAGGAAAGGAATGTCATTTCAATGCATTGACTCTCCATAGAGGTCACAACCCCTCCCAAAGGTCATATTTTGAGTTTACTGTTTCTAGCCTGGACTTTTCTGGtattatcattaattattattacataataagcTATAATATAGAGTCACTTGGCCATTATCATACAATAAACAATTTCGAGGTGATGCATCATGATCCTGAACACCATGACAGGAGTTTGTTTTGTCATAATGACAGCAGCCTTAAACAGAAAATACTCGGAAAAGTTTGTTACTAAAATGTACCATTTAGGCACAAATATGTACACTGTAGGTAATGATAAGTACCTTTAAGACAAATATGCACTCTTTAGGGGAAGATAAGGTATAAATGTGTACCAACATAACagctttttttatctttttttttctaaaagtataGAATGCAACAGTCCACTTTTTTCTATATCATTGGTTctgtaggatttaaaaaaatgagtCTTAGTTTAAGAGTTATAAACCTTGAACCAAACTAATTCTCCCACGAGgtaaatcacaacattacaaacattaatttgaagcaaaaaaagtatttgaaagtcACCTAAAAACAAAAGGTTCAATGTGAACTTAATGGCTTTAAATTGATGAGGAAAAGAATTACAATCCCATAAAACATTGCGAATGGCATaatcaaaatgaattttttaaaatacaaaatatatatatataaaagttagttgaaataagaaaataaataaaattagttgaAATAACACAGACTAATGGCTTTAACAAAAGCATATACCATCAGTTAACAACCTCATATCTCACAATAGGTCTCTCATTAAAGATTTATAAATGATTGTTAAAAATCAATTATAGAgaaaatgaattttttatttttaaatccggAGCTCAAGTGCTGCACTCTATTGCCGAGACTAACCAATTAGAATACAAACAAATTATTCCATAGAgcaaaagtatatttaaatatatatataaaacattcagaaGGAAGTTTCAGTTTTACTTCAGTTTAGAATAGAGGAAGTCAGAATAGAGGACTGATGTTAATTTCACAGATGGTTCTGATGAACACTGTGTGCGTACGGGACACATTTGTTTCTAGCTACTCCAGTCTTGCTTGTTTTTCAGGATGAATAAACccatctctcatctctctctctctctctctctctctctctctctcattcacccCTCAGGCTTTAATGTTGTTAAAGGAGCTAATGAGAGAGTGCAGCTGCCTTTGATTATTAATGAGCTCTCTCTTAAAAGAGGATGAAGGAGCATAGCAGCTCACATACCCAAATTTGTGCTTGCCACAATGTGACTGACCTCATGTTATTGTGGCTGTACCCTTTAAAGTCTCAACTATTAACATAAAGATCTTCTGGTGAGCTTTTTTGAATTTGGATTTTGAAATGTAAGCGGTCACAAACCCGAGACAATAGCTAGTTGTTATCGCTTCTAGTCACTCAGAATTGATAGAAAGCCCACATTCTCGTTGATTTGGTTTGGATGTGCGTAGGTGGTCACACACCGCAGGCACAGATCCAGTGGTCCTCGGCTCACTGAGTCACTGTGTTATCAGAAAAGCCAATGAACGCCTGAGGTCTGCTGTGAGTCAGTCTACACTTCTAGAGCCAAATAACATCAGGATCAGGTCCTCTTCACAAACAGCCAAGTTCTTTCTGTCTGTAGCGCCCTGGTAAATAATGAGTCATTGGTTCATCTTGTGAATTGCAACATAATGGCATTTCTAATGTATATATGCAAGACATGGCACGTTTAATTATAGGCTATATCACATTTTATCCACAATAGTAATTCAAagtacttaaaaaatataaaagatgaaaaataaatccaaatactacattaaaaagtaaaaataaataaataaataaataaaaagaatgtcAGCTAAAAAAATGGTACTGTGTTTGTGGTTTTTAGTCCATGTCTATTAGCTTGTTAGTCATCTATAAAACTTAACTTATATTATTTAAGACTCGTATTGCAGTAGTTACATTCGTTTGTGGCCAGCTCTTAACATTTCCTTTATTTCCTGTCTTTGATATATATTTGGCAAAGAAAAGGTTAAAAAGCAGAAATTTAAATGACTTTAGAATTGTAATTTACTTACATTATTTATCAGCCAAAGCCTTATAATATAACTTTAAATATCTAATTCTCATAACTCTGACCTGAAAACAATTAACACAAATTGACAGTAATTTCAATATTTGAGTGATTTGAGTATTTTAGTggattatattattgtaattataatcatttattgTTAAAACAAAACAGTGAATTAAGATTTTTGGAgtgtttaacaataaaataaaaaatattgcagtcAGTTTCAAAACTGCAGGTTTAAATCAGTGttacttgatttttttatttattattatttgtaaaaatgtaataaaaatgtacaattgcTTCAAAAGAAGTCCTATAATAAGGgtagtattttattaattattcagttttcatttaggttttagattgttttagtaattttgtcttgcgtttttatcatctttacatatttctatttatcttgaagtacttcaacttcaactttatatttcagttagttgccaacatttatttatttatttatttaaattttacctcttttttttaatacccagtatttttatatttgttgttgtttcagcTTTTTAACAGGaatagtattttacatttttagtttttagacaGTAATGACATTGGATTCAGCTTAGTTTGTTCACTTAATGCACATTGAACTGCCTTAAGCGTTGTCATCATACGCAGTGACCTATAAGTGTtgtagtatttattcattcattcagtctgcAGCTCCAGAATCCCCCTGAGCAGATGAAAAACAAACAGCAAGTCTGCGTTAAGATCTGTAAGATGCTGGATGATATTGCGTAAGCTCTGTCATGAGACAGAATGGTAATAAGCATGAtgctttttcttttataaaaaccCAGTGGGGACTATTATGGAAAATCTCTATGGTGTACGAATTCACTATTCAGGGGAACCAAACAatcagtgtgtgagtgagtgtgagagagagagagagcatatagACTTAAGAGCATTTCCTAATTCAGTATATTACAGCTTACACAGGGCAGCAGTTTGGTGATATAATGTATAATTGTATTccttaaaatgtgtaatttttacaatgtatattatacattttaaaatacattacttttaaatataatatttagcatattgtgacgagtcagctgcctcctccctgattatcaccggcaccccgtcctaaatcgccgcccttcaccaggctcccgactggagtgggtgtgtgagaggaggggcgctggacgagtcagggctggcggcgtgtgatggggcacacctgaaggaagtggagcctcattaccgccgctgtttaaaagcccaacgcgcctctcctcaggagaccggtctcttccccgtgcatgcacactggtgtcctcgtgggtccaggaagggtgcgttgagggactcccgcgccaccaagacgtgagctgccggacccgcgatccggatgggaaccgcacccgtatacacggccgacgggccaggatgccgggccgtccatcccctaccagcgccgcggccaacgagagagacgcggccgctaggagaagccgccgcccctcgcgccccggaccaaggaggggagcgcgtgcggccgccggactccgccccttgcctggacccttccttgatgaacactgcccgacctacacaaatcccacagcacgacgaggacaccagattccctgttattttggacactttcccccttttggccacttttattccttttgttttatgatttctgttaataaaagcctctccgaggcctgacgccacgcccactgtgtctgtcttgtgctcctcccgcgacactggtggagaatgcgggcaggcggagcctagacagcgcagttgggaaacgtctggtgacgtcgctccctctcgcttgcaaacgttcgtgagaacccagactgggacagaggaaaactggggacagcctcccagccacacaaggggtaagtgacacttccattgtcattttaccctgtggttggttgaggctgtcactaaaacccggtttctctgtccctgttctggtgcgctgcgagagggaggaccgcccggagaggaagccccgcccactccgaccgtttggagcctggttgagg
This region of Carassius auratus strain Wakin chromosome 17, ASM336829v1, whole genome shotgun sequence genomic DNA includes:
- the LOC113117639 gene encoding dimethyladenosine transferase 2, mitochondrial-like codes for the protein MAACGGCRFFVLTLRTLCGTSKSAAHFALPLTKHRTLSTSLRTFSLDPFPSGSRKTPAQVGKPERISPSSGGVQRNLSAVAVPLQGQFRPLCRYDPLDLGDVEENTQKALACKHLRRFIVDPSLARIVTDHLAGDIDDGKAVIFECNPGPGVLTRALLNRGAQRIVALESDTNFLPELKDLEHRLEGQLDVVHCDFFKLDPIGQGSMKPPAMYSEKLFSDLAISEVPWSADVPVKIVGIFSQRNEKNILWKLIYNLFERRSIFQYGRVELIMFISQKEYTKLVTRPRDYKNYQAFSVLWQMACDIELLHEEPLSSFLTVTKKTGRPSSKKTQSQSDNLCLVRITPREDLFNSHLTPLNGSTLVMMVKQCLAKRKSRLIEQINSWSPGSGSELISKLGFLDDTMTGDVYPGEFKRLFELMEQSGNFTQSWLYEETLETSNTGHA